One region of Primulina tabacum isolate GXHZ01 chromosome 1, ASM2559414v2, whole genome shotgun sequence genomic DNA includes:
- the LOC142556831 gene encoding putative serine/threonine-protein kinase-like protein CCR3, with the protein MRIKISLDAARGIEYLHNYAVPPIIHRDIKSSNILLDSNWTARVSDFGLSLMRPDNDRDFTPTKAAGTVGYIDPEYYGLNVLTAKSDVYGLGVVLLELLTGKRAIFKMGANGGGDPISVVDYAVPAIMAGEVTKILDSRVGPPETKESEAVELVAYTAMHCVHLEGKDRPSMSDIVANLERALALCEDSRGSISSDPISIASE; encoded by the coding sequence ATGAGGATTAAGATTTCATTAGATGCAGCGCGTGGCATCGAGTATCTACACAACTACGCGGTTCCCCCCATAATTCATCGAGACATCAAGTCTTCTAACATATTACTTGATTCGAACTGGACTGCAAGAGTGTCTGATTTCGGATTGTCCTTGATGAGGCCGGACAATGACCGTGATTTTACGCCCACAAAGGCTGCCGGTACAGTTGGATACATAGATCCGGAATACTATGGCCTAAATGTCCTGACAGCAAAGAGTGACGTTTACGGCCTCGGAGTGGTGCTACTAGAACTTTTGACAGGTAAGAGGGCGATCTTCAAGATGGGGGCTAATGGGGGTGGTGACCCGATAAGCGTGGTAGATTATGCTGTACCAGCCATAATGGCCGGAGAAGTAACCAAGATTTTGGACTCTCGGGTCGGTCCACCGGAAACGAAAGAATCCGAGGCAGTGGAATTGGTGGCATACACTGCAATGCATTGTGTTCATTTGGAAGGGAAAGATAGACCTAGCATGAGTGATATTGTTGCTAATTTGGAGAGAGCATTAGCACTGTGTGAAGATAGTCGTGGCAGTATTTCTAGCGATCCTATCTCCATAGCTTCGGAAtga
- the LOC142538512 gene encoding putative serine/threonine-protein kinase-like protein CCR3 — MTIQFPVAIATTMLLLATLSPPAHALGGGASTIAVVYGSSTTICSIVADQPVQQIQCWRNGQMLPPILPTTSFDAVSGGRDVLCGVRSSGFSLLCWNITFTPKRIYNDRSAPLTSLTIGDAQICALRNVTAVNNAICWRGNYVPSTHIPNGNSQFGVISSGLGCTCGVLGSNNRVMCWGDDTFSSLMQSKFENFSMTNIHVGGRHACGIDDLGFIICRGSNGNGQLNVPENSAYQYRALALGWNHSCAIRRLNRTVVCWGGDGQFSSNITDGISFESIVAGLNFTCGLITSNFSVICWGPGWPNQAYFSQTVLPLQKTLPGPCVNTACKCNLYPESQTLCSGNGHICRPCELPIAPPAISPSPRSSSRGLKRGLFVFAIVGSVGGFAGICGVVYYLWTGVCLGKKKIHNSVQPTITGSNVAQQSNSCSPPSRSSTLRRQGSILMRRQRSGTSSKHADRAEEFSFLDLQTATNKFSVENKIGAGSFGVVYKGKLVDGREVAIKRSETGPKTRKFQEKESAFDSELAFLSRLHHKHLVRLIGFCEEKEERLLVYDYMKNGALYDH, encoded by the coding sequence ATGACGATACAATTTCCAGTCGCGATCGCCACCACGATGTTACTTCTCGCCACCCTGTCGCCACCTGCTCATGCACTTGGCGGCGGAGCATCCACCATCGCCGTAGTATACGGTTCCTCCACCACAATATGCAGCATTGTAGCGGATCAGCCAGTTCAGCAAATTCAATGCTGGAGAAACGGTCAAATGCTGCCGCCCATACTCCCCACGACCTCCTTCGACGCTGTCTCCGGCGGCCGAGACGTGCTCTGCGGCGTCCGGTCCAGTGGGTTCAGTCTACTCTGCTGGAACATCACCTTCACGCCCAAGCGGATTTACAACGACCGTTCAGCTCCGTTAACTTCTCTTACAATTGGTGACGCACAAATTTGTGCTCTGAGAAACGTTACTGCGGTTAACAATGCCATTTGCTGGCGAGGAAATTATGTTCCTTCGACTCATATTCCAAATGGGAATTCCCAGTTCGGCGTGATTTCATCTGGGCTTGGATGTACATGCGGAGTTTTGGGGAGTAACAATCGGGTTATGTGCTGGGGAGATGATACCTTCTCTTCTTTGATGCAATCAAAGTTCGAAAATTTTTCCATGACGAATATTCATGTTGGTGGAAGACATGCTTGTGGAATTGATGATCTGGGATTCATCATTTGTCGAGGAAGCAACGGTAATGGACAATTGAATGTGCCTGAAAATTCAGCTTACCAATACAGGGCCCTGGCTCTTGGATGGAATCACAGCTGTGCAATCAGAAGATTGAATCGGACGGTTGTTTGTTGGGGTGGAGATGGTCAATTTTCGAGTAATATTACTGATGGGATCTCTTTTGAATCCATAGTTGCAGGCCTAAACTTCACCTGTGGATTGATTACAAGCAATTTCTCAGTGATTTGCTGGGGTCCCGGTTGGCCTAATCAGGCTTATTTTTCACAAACTGTGCTGCCATTGCAGAAAACTCTTCCTGGACCTTGTGTTAACACTGCTTGTAAGTGTAACTTGTATCCTGAATCTCAAACTCTTTGTTCTGGAAATGGTCATATTTGTAGGCCTTGTGAGTTACCCATCGCACCACCTGCTATTAGTCCTTCCCCTCGCTCCTCTTCCAGAGGGCTTAAAAGGGGTCTATTTGTTTTCGCCATCGTTggatcagttggaggatttGCAGGGATTTGTGGCGTGGTTTATTATTTGTGGACTGGTGTCTGTCTTGGGAAAAAGAAGATTCATAACTCTGTGCAGCCTACCATTACTGGTTCTAATGTAGCACAACAATCAAATAGCTGTAGTCCACCGTCCCGATCATCCACTCTTAGACGACAAGGGTCGATTTTGATGAGACGTCAGCGGAGCGGTACTTCGTCGAAGCATGCTGACAGGGCCGAGGAATTTTCTTTCTTGGACCTACAGACGGCTACAAATAAGTTTTCTGTGGAGAACAAGATAGGTGCGGGGAGTTTCGGGGTTGTTTACAAAGGGAAACTGGTTGATGGTCGTGAAGTTGCTATCAAGAGGAGTGAGACGGGTCCAAAAACGAggaaatttcaagaaaaagaaAGCGCGTTTGATTCGGAACTGGCATTCTTATCTCGACTACATCACAAGCATTTGGTTAGATTGATTGGTTTCTGTGAAGAGAAGGAAGAGAGGCTCTTAGTCTATGATTATATGAAGAATGGAGCTCTTTATGATCATTGA